A single window of Candidatus Rhabdochlamydia oedothoracis DNA harbors:
- the ddlA gene encoding D-alanine--D-alanine ligase yields the protein MKKKVRLGLLFGGKSTEHEVSLISAKNILEALDLEKYEPVLMSINKQGQWHLETQETLRKMVFSNAILENFTEKLAIVPIEECKQIVSYKDSKLQESLDLDVIFPILHGVYGEDGTIQGLLQLANIPFVGAGVLGSAMGMDKDVMKRLLQQADIPVAPFICLHDYQEIPAFEEVVLELGCPFFVKPANTGSSIGITKVSNQVTYLLAIKNAFLYDRKILLEKYVQGREIECAVLGNEDLQASLPGEIEPLHEFYSYEAKYLDAKRAKLHIPASLAKKQITHIQTMAMTVFRTLCCEGMARVDFFLTKNQELLVNEINTIPGFTRISMYPKLWEISGLSYSQLIDQLIQLAIIRHEKRKKIQTRIGG from the coding sequence ATGAAAAAGAAAGTCAGATTAGGTCTTCTTTTTGGAGGCAAATCAACAGAACATGAGGTTTCTTTAATTTCAGCGAAAAACATTCTTGAAGCACTAGATCTAGAAAAATATGAGCCGGTTTTAATGAGTATTAATAAACAAGGGCAGTGGCATCTAGAAACCCAGGAAACTTTAAGAAAAATGGTTTTTTCTAATGCAATATTAGAGAATTTCACAGAGAAATTAGCCATTGTTCCAATAGAAGAATGTAAACAGATCGTGAGTTATAAAGATTCTAAGCTGCAAGAAAGTTTAGATTTGGATGTTATTTTTCCTATTTTACATGGAGTATATGGAGAAGATGGAACGATACAAGGATTATTACAATTAGCGAATATTCCTTTTGTAGGTGCTGGTGTGCTTGGCTCTGCTATGGGTATGGATAAAGATGTGATGAAACGTCTTTTGCAACAAGCTGATATTCCTGTAGCCCCTTTTATTTGTCTACATGATTACCAAGAGATTCCTGCTTTTGAAGAAGTTGTTCTCGAATTAGGTTGTCCTTTCTTTGTAAAACCCGCCAATACAGGATCTTCTATAGGAATAACCAAGGTAAGCAACCAAGTAACCTATCTTTTAGCGATCAAAAATGCTTTTTTATATGATCGCAAAATTTTGCTAGAAAAGTATGTTCAAGGAAGAGAAATCGAATGTGCTGTTTTAGGTAATGAAGATCTGCAGGCTTCTTTGCCAGGAGAAATAGAACCTTTACATGAGTTTTATTCTTATGAAGCGAAATATCTCGATGCTAAAAGAGCTAAGCTACATATTCCAGCTTCTCTTGCTAAAAAGCAGATTACACACATTCAAACAATGGCAATGACCGTTTTCCGAACCCTATGCTGTGAGGGTATGGCACGAGTGGACTTCTTTTTAACGAAAAATCAAGAACTTTTAGTTAATGAAATCAATACCATTCCTGGATTTACGCGAATTAGCATGTATCCTAAGTTGTGGGAGATCAGCGGTCTTTCCTATTCTCAACTCATCGATCAATTAATTCAGCTAGCTATTATACGACATGAAAAAAGGAAAAAAATACAAACTAGAATCGGAGGGTAA
- the ispF gene encoding 2-C-methyl-D-erythritol 2,4-cyclodiphosphate synthase, which produces MPYTRIGIGQDSHRFLDPGAIKPCIIGGLIFPEAPGLDADSDGDVVFHAICNAITSVTGIAILGDIAIKLCHQEGVTSSQIYLKHALKTLRKQEVQHVALTIEGKRPRLQNRVDEMRQSIARVMQLEVSQVGITVTSGNGLTDFGCGDGLQCFCILTTMEC; this is translated from the coding sequence ATGCCTTACACACGCATAGGGATTGGTCAGGATAGTCATCGATTTTTAGACCCAGGTGCGATCAAGCCCTGTATAATTGGAGGATTAATCTTTCCAGAAGCCCCTGGTTTAGATGCAGATTCAGATGGAGATGTGGTGTTTCATGCGATTTGTAACGCGATTACTTCTGTTACAGGTATTGCTATTTTAGGTGATATTGCTATTAAACTCTGTCATCAAGAAGGAGTGACCAGTTCGCAGATCTATCTGAAACATGCTTTAAAAACCTTAAGGAAACAAGAAGTACAACATGTGGCGCTTACCATTGAAGGCAAAAGGCCAAGACTACAAAATCGCGTTGATGAGATGCGTCAATCTATTGCAAGAGTGATGCAACTAGAGGTTTCTCAGGTAGGGATTACAGTAACTTCTGGCAATGGATTAACAGATTTTGGATGTGGCGATGGGTTGCAGTGTTTTTGCATTCTTACCACGATGGAATGTTAA
- a CDS encoding diflavin oxidoreductase — MPIPQDSSVCNQLYSRKNPAFISISERILLTKPESTKKTFHLVLDIQNTAITFKPGDAIAIYPENDPLIALEISQFLQQDLEQQVYYARSNKTLSLYELLIRKVNTARLTSHMLKTFCAHTQNSQEKQRLEELLHPQSKEHLNRYLTQTDLIDFLKTYDATNIPLEKFCENLSSLLPRFYSIASSQLAYPHRLELTVVLVEYKKNNRIQYGTGSHFLCNLAKLEETKLAVYIQSTTDFTLPEDPTAPVIMVGPGTGVAPFRGFIQERIFKGHTGKNWLFFGERNRKYDFFYQDFWENLVATKKLHLDLAFSRDQKDKVYVQHKLLMQAQEIWRWLQEGAYFYLCGDAKQMSKDVENTLEQIICNQGQMNQKEALSYIKALKKQKRYVKEVY; from the coding sequence ATGCCTATTCCCCAAGATTCTTCCGTTTGTAACCAGCTATACTCTCGAAAAAATCCAGCATTTATCTCTATTTCAGAGCGTATACTCTTAACAAAACCTGAGTCAACAAAAAAGACATTCCATCTTGTTCTAGACATCCAAAATACCGCTATTACCTTTAAACCGGGAGATGCCATCGCTATTTATCCTGAAAATGATCCCCTTATAGCATTAGAAATCTCCCAATTTCTACAACAAGATCTAGAGCAACAGGTTTACTATGCTCGTAGCAATAAAACCCTTTCTTTATATGAGCTATTAATAAGAAAGGTAAATACCGCTCGATTGACCTCTCATATGTTAAAAACATTTTGCGCACATACACAAAACTCCCAAGAAAAACAACGGTTAGAAGAGCTACTACATCCTCAATCCAAAGAGCATTTAAATCGGTATTTAACCCAAACCGATTTAATAGACTTTTTAAAAACATATGATGCTACAAACATTCCTCTCGAAAAATTTTGTGAAAACCTCTCTTCTCTATTACCTCGATTTTATTCTATTGCCTCCTCACAACTAGCTTATCCCCATCGTTTAGAATTGACCGTCGTTTTAGTAGAGTATAAAAAAAATAACCGTATTCAATATGGGACGGGAAGTCATTTTTTATGTAACTTAGCCAAGTTAGAAGAGACTAAGCTAGCTGTTTACATACAATCCACTACAGACTTTACCCTTCCAGAAGATCCAACAGCTCCCGTAATTATGGTAGGACCTGGAACTGGGGTAGCTCCCTTTAGAGGCTTTATTCAAGAAAGGATCTTTAAAGGACATACAGGGAAAAACTGGTTATTCTTTGGAGAAAGGAATCGAAAATACGATTTCTTTTATCAAGATTTTTGGGAAAATCTAGTTGCTACCAAAAAGCTCCATCTTGATCTAGCTTTTTCTCGCGATCAAAAAGATAAAGTCTACGTGCAACATAAACTTCTTATGCAAGCTCAAGAGATCTGGCGCTGGCTTCAAGAAGGTGCCTATTTCTATCTTTGTGGAGATGCAAAACAGATGTCTAAAGACGTAGAGAACACTCTAGAACAAATCATTTGCAACCAAGGACAGATGAACCAAAAAGAGGCCTTGAGCTATATCAAGGCCCTTAAAAAGCAAAAACGCTATGTGAAAGAAGTGTATTAA
- the gltX gene encoding glutamate--tRNA ligase — protein MKKVRVRIAPSPTGDPHVGTAYMALFNYIFAHHFGGEFILRIEDTDQSRSRPECEKNIYEALKWTGITWNEGPDIGGPFGPYRQSERTDIYRKYCQLLIEQKKAYKCFATPQEISEMREMAGKLGKRLGYDRRYRNLNTEEVAIREKEGQPYVVRLKIPLSGECVFEDAVKGRISCPWADIDDQILLKSDGFPTYHLANVVDDHLMNISHVIRGDEWMSSTPKHIFLYESLGWTPPVFMHMPLLLGKDGKKLSKRKNPTSIFYYRDSGYLQEAFINFLSLMGYSMLNDKEIYGLEEIIREFEPSRIGTSGAYFDIQKLDWLNQQYLINTIPEDALWERIKEWSFNDAFMQKLMPLCHTRMKTFGDFMQLCDFLFLNNLTYTDELFCPNQLTREKSASVLQTIIWSMDAQENWKRSGIERASHEVSEKFDIHHKKMVIPLLYGAITGKRHGLPLFDSVELLGKDRVRARLLNAIQYLGGLSNKKLDFLTKAWDTKDCRSL, from the coding sequence ATGAAAAAAGTACGTGTTCGCATTGCGCCATCTCCCACAGGAGATCCCCATGTAGGTACGGCATACATGGCCCTTTTTAATTACATTTTTGCTCACCATTTTGGTGGGGAATTCATTTTAAGAATTGAAGATACAGATCAAAGCCGCTCTAGACCAGAGTGTGAAAAAAATATTTACGAAGCTCTTAAATGGACCGGTATTACATGGAATGAAGGACCCGATATTGGAGGCCCTTTTGGACCTTACCGTCAATCAGAACGTACTGATATTTATCGCAAATATTGCCAACTGTTAATAGAGCAAAAAAAAGCCTATAAATGTTTTGCTACTCCCCAAGAAATCTCTGAAATGCGAGAAATGGCAGGCAAACTAGGAAAGCGCTTGGGCTATGATCGTAGGTATCGCAATTTAAATACCGAAGAGGTTGCTATACGAGAAAAAGAAGGACAACCCTATGTGGTTCGTCTTAAAATTCCTTTATCTGGCGAATGCGTTTTTGAAGATGCAGTTAAAGGACGAATTAGCTGTCCTTGGGCTGATATAGATGATCAGATTTTACTCAAATCCGATGGATTTCCTACCTATCATTTAGCAAATGTAGTTGATGATCACCTCATGAACATCTCTCATGTCATTAGAGGAGACGAATGGATGAGCTCAACACCTAAACATATCTTTCTCTATGAAAGTTTAGGATGGACCCCTCCTGTTTTTATGCACATGCCTTTACTTCTGGGCAAAGATGGTAAAAAATTATCAAAAAGAAAAAATCCAACTTCCATCTTCTACTATCGAGATAGCGGATATCTACAGGAAGCGTTTATCAATTTCTTAAGTCTAATGGGCTATAGCATGTTAAACGATAAGGAAATCTATGGTTTAGAAGAAATTATCCGTGAATTTGAACCCTCTCGTATTGGTACTTCTGGAGCCTATTTTGATATTCAAAAGTTAGATTGGCTTAACCAGCAATACTTGATTAATACCATCCCTGAGGATGCTTTATGGGAAAGAATCAAGGAGTGGTCATTCAATGATGCTTTTATGCAAAAACTTATGCCTCTTTGTCATACACGTATGAAAACCTTTGGCGATTTCATGCAGCTATGCGACTTTTTGTTTCTTAATAACCTTACCTATACAGATGAATTGTTCTGTCCTAATCAATTGACAAGAGAAAAAAGTGCCTCTGTTTTACAGACAATCATTTGGAGTATGGATGCACAGGAAAATTGGAAACGCTCAGGGATTGAAAGAGCTTCTCATGAGGTCTCTGAGAAATTTGACATCCATCATAAAAAAATGGTAATTCCCTTATTATATGGAGCTATTACAGGAAAACGTCATGGACTGCCTTTGTTTGACTCCGTAGAACTTCTAGGGAAAGATAGAGTACGCGCCAGGTTGCTAAATGCTATTCAATACTTAGGTGGACTTTCTAATAAAAAATTAGATTTCTTGACAAAAGCATGGGATACAAAAGATTGCAGATCTTTATAA